A single Hippocampus zosterae strain Florida chromosome 19, ASM2543408v3, whole genome shotgun sequence DNA region contains:
- the mcm9 gene encoding DNA helicase MCM9 — protein MLMIITFAVVCLCRWGGGGGGFSKMALNAEQETVISQMFEAYISEYHQDDMAKLLAASSDDVHRPVVINAMTLFEANMEIGDYFNAYPNEVLTIFDKVLHKTATALSGNASAKRLDGLRPRQPQMNRTLHARITGLPVCPELTRDTIPRSRDVGHFLSVTGTVIRTSVAKVLEYGRDYMCAKCSHVFVLRADFEQFYAFVPPAACPNPDGCHSCKFSCLSGGSEPAACRDYQEIKIQEQVQRLSVGSIPRSMVVVLEDDLVDCCKSGDDVTVYGVMRQRWKAFQEGARCDVELVLKANNVEVNNQQGAASLLIEDVQKEFKDFWEHHKCDPIAGRNQILLSLCPQVFGMYVIKLAVAMVLAGGVQRIDSSGTKTRGECHLLLVGDPGTGKSQFLKYAAKMMPRSVLTAGIGSTSAGLTVAAVKDGGDWHLEAGALVLSDGGLCCIDEFNSIKEHDRISIHEAMEQQSISVAKAGMVCKLNTRTTILAATNPKSQYDPKEALSVNIALASPLLSRFDLVLVLLDNRNSDWDRIISSFVLEDRGLPCEGSTLWPMEKMKAYFCVIKRLQPQVSAEANSILSRYYQLQRRSEGRNAARTTIRMLESLSRLAEAHARLMYRETVTIEDAVVAVSVMECSMQGGGLLGSVNAVLTSFPDDPRQEYRTQCQVLLGGLELPDLLQKEMDRLDGLGSSTVEASSSEQPTDGRLPHPGEPDAMTAAPSDVLDVSASGAELESGLDWFYSMAPSPTSDEISSAVFTSTQLDADRKTDSAVGANTEPAVTVTAEEGAQENLRAPDGQGAEPPGSAIQKISPKRPERSVQEDPIRSKPQFGTATKPTGALLADTTAAAPDENIPFRFSDFVFKPKKMTSKLNGGNGPNVQQKVGGNDEAKGALPRNDGGKNKRREKQPSFQGASVKKQVSRVSDKTTSSFPPEELQKDQSPRAQTAGAIGQKPDMGSQETLTPLRATCGTAKFAVTPSTIAKLSRFSFGGAAEPRRPAFQAHLEKNQQMEKVSREKECAELSRSASDRTTEQRPKRTPEVKAASRHPPPLQRGPAACASVKLTQASPSGTRGVKMGQGRAAAFPNCVKMKRKRLESATPASVSKGVLVKTSLFGSGDLNDDILDTDWDKEVAKKAKV, from the exons ATGCTCATGATCATAACATTTGCCGTCGTCTGTCTttgcaggtggggggggggggggggggggttctccaaGATGGCTCTAAATGCAGAGCAGGAGACTGTGATCAGCCAGATGTTCGAAGCCTACATTTCAGAGTATCATCAAGATGACATGGCGAAGCTCCTTGCAGCCTCCAGCGATGACGTCCATCGGCCTGTTGTTATCAACGCTATGACGTTGTTTGAAGCCAACATGGAG ATTGGTGACTATTTCAACGCCTATCCCAATGAGGTCCTGACAATATTTGATAAGGTTTTGCACAAAACAGCCACGGCGTTGTCAGGCAACGCTTCTGCTAAGCGTTTGGATGGACTGCGCCCAAGACAACCGCAAATGAATCGCACCCTGCACGCACGTATCACAG GTCTACCGGTTTGTCCAGAGCTCACAAGGGATACCATTCCGCGGTCGAGAGACGTTGGGCATTTCTTGTCCGTTACCGGGACTGTCATACGCACGAGCGTTGCCAAG GTTCTGGAGTACGGGCGCGACTACATGTGCGCCAAGTGCAGCCATGTTTTCGTGCTGCGGGCTGACTTTGAGCAGTTCTATGCCTTCGTCCCCCCGGCGGCCTGCCCCAATCCCGACGGCTGTCACTCGTGCAAGTTCAGCTGTCTGTCCGGAGGGTCGGAGCCTGCCGCCTGCAGGGATTACCAGGAGATCAAAATACAAGAGCAA GTGCAGAGGTTGTCGGTGGGCAGCATTCCTCGTTCTATGGTTGTGGTTCTGGAGGATGACCTCGTGGACTGCTGCAAGTCAG GAGACGACGTGACCGTTTATGGAGTGATGCGCCAACGCTGGAAAGCCTTTCAGGAGGGCGCTCGCTGCGACGTGGAGCTGGTTCTCAAAGCCAACAACGTGGAAGTCAACAACCAGCAGGGCGCCGCTTCTTTGCTGATAGAAGATGTTCAGAAGGAATTCAAAGACTTCTGGGAGCACCACAAATGTGATCCCATAGCTG GTCGGAACCAGATATTGCTGAGTCTGTGCCCTCAAGTGTTCGGCATGTATGTGATCAAACTGGCCGTTGCCATGGTGCTAGCTGGAGGGGTGCAGAGAATAGATTCTTCTGGAACCAAGACCAGGG GCGAATGTCACCTGTTGCTGGTGGGGGACCCCGGGACGGGCAAGTCTCAGTTTTTGAAATACGCGGCCAAGATGATGCCTCGCTCGGTGCTCACCGCCGGAATCGGTTCGACAAGTGCGG GGCTGACGGTGGCGGCGGTGAAGGACGGAGGTGATTGGCATCTGGAGGCGGGGGCCCTGGTCCTCTCGGACGGCGGTTTGTGCTGCATCGATGAATTCAACAGCATCAAGGAACACGACCGCATCAGCATCCATGAAGCCATGGAGCAGCAGTCCATTAGCGTGGCCAAGGCTGG TATGGTCTGTAAGCTGAACACTCGAACGACCATTCTGGCAGCGACCAACCCAAAGAGCCAGTATGACCCAAAGGAAGCCCTGTCAGTCAACATAGCGCTAGCAAGCCCTTTGCTAAGTCGCTTTGACCTGGTTCTGGTTCTGCTGGACAACAGAAATTCGGACTGGGACCGCATCATCTCATCCTTCGTTCTGGAGGATCGAG GGTTACCGTGTGAGGGCTCCACCTTGTGGCCGATGGAGAAAATGAAGGCCTATTTCTGCGTCATCAAGCGTCTGCAGCCGCAGGTTTCGGCGGAGGCCAACTCCATCTTATCCAGGTACTATCAGCTGCAAAGGCGCAGCGAAGGCCGCAACGCCGCGCGCACGACCATCCGCATGTTGGAGAGCTTGAGCAGACTGGCTGAAG CCCACGCCCGACTCATGTACAGGGAGACCGTCACCATCGAGGATGCCGTCGTGGCCGTCTCCGTCATGGAGTGCTCCATGCAG GGTGGCGGTTTGCTGGGGAGTGTGAACGCAGTGCTGACCTCGTTCCCCGACGACCCCCGTCAGGAGTATCGGACGCAGTGTCAGGTCCTGTTAGGAGGCCTGGAACTGCCCGACTTACTTCAGAAGGAGATGGACAGATTGGACGG gcttggCAGCAGCACCGTCGAGGCTTCAAGCTCTGAGCAGCCAACGGACGGCCGCCTTCCTCATCCTGGAGAACCTGACGCCATGACCGCCGCGCCATCCGACGTGCTGGACGTCTCTGCGAGCGGTGCCGAGCTGGAGAGCGGCTTGGATTGGTTTTACTCCATGGCGCCTTCTCCAACGTCAGATGAAATCTCCTCTGCGGTATTCACTTCGACTCAACTTGACGCCGATCGAAAAACGGACTCCGCTGTGGGCGCAAATACTGAGCCCGCAGTCACCGTTACGGCGGAGGAAGGTGCTCAAGAGAATCTACGCGCACCTGACGGGCAAGGCGCAGAGCCTCCTGGGAGTGCAATTCAGAAAATCTCTCCAAAGCGACCAGAGAGAAGCGTCCAGGAGGACCCGATTCGGAGTAAGCCGCAATTTGGCACGGCGACGAAACCCACCGGCGCTCTGCTAGCGGACACGACGGCGGCGGCTCCGGATGAAAATATTCCTTTCAGGTTTTCAGACTTTGTATTCAAACCCAAGAAGATGACATCCAAGCTGAACGGCGGAAACGGTCCAAACGTTCAACAGAAGGTTGGCGGCAACGATGAGGCCAAGGGTGCGCTTCCGCGGAACgacggcggaaaaaataaaAGGCGCGAAAAGCAGCCGAGTTTCCAAGGTGCAAGCGTGAAAAAGCAAGTGAGCCGCGTCAGCGATAAAACCACGTCGTCTTTCCCGCCAGAAGAGCTGCAAAAGGACCAATCGCCACGAGCGCAGACCGCCGGCGCCATCGGCCAAAAACCTGACATGGGGAGCCAAGAAACTTTGACACCTTTAAGAGCGACTTGCGGCACCGCAAAGTTCGCAGTCACCCCCTCAACTATCGCTAAGCTTTCAAGATTCTCTTTCGGCGGCGCAGCCGAACCCCGACGACCCGCGTTTCAGGCACACCTGGAAAAGAATCAGCAAATGGAAAAAGTTTCACGTGAAAAAGAATGCGCAGAATTATCCAGGAGCGCTTCCGACAGAACGACGGAGCAAAGACCCAAAAGAACGCCAGAGGTCAAAGCTGCCTCGCGGCATCCGCCTCCTTTGCAACGTGGCCCAGCGGCGTGCGCGAGCGTAAAACTAACGCAAGCGAGTCCTTCTGGAACACGCGGGGTCAAAATGGGTCAAGGTCGAGCCGCGGCGTTTCCTAATTGCGTCAAGATGAAGAGGAAGCGTTTGGAATCGGCCACTCCAGCAAGCGTCTCGAAAGGCGTGCTTGTCAAAACTTCTCTTTTTGGCTCTGGTGACTTAAATGATGACATTCTCGACACTGACTGGGACAAAGAGGTCGCAAAGAAAGCCAAAGTGTGA